Proteins from one Bacillota bacterium genomic window:
- a CDS encoding IS110 family transposase: protein MIGKHFNKQFERRQRITKETLVIGMDIGCEFNALCLMNKDGEVLGKYPKVYNTRRGFDYFVKITEEAKASFCLKDVLIGMEPTGHYWRKIAYFAKDCGYEVRFIR from the coding sequence ATGATTGGAAAACATTTTAACAAGCAGTTTGAGAGACGTCAAAGAATAACGAAAGAAACGCTGGTGATAGGAATGGATATAGGTTGTGAATTTAATGCACTATGTCTTATGAACAAAGATGGTGAAGTGTTGGGCAAATATCCGAAGGTCTACAACACAAGGCGGGGATTTGATTATTTTGTGAAGATTACCGAAGAAGCAAAAGCAAGCTTTTGTTTAAAAGATGTGCTAATTGGAATGGAGCCAACCGGTCACTATTGGAGAAAGATTGCCTATTTTGCTAAAGATTGTGGATATGAAGTTAGATTTATCAGGTGA